The Spirochaeta cellobiosiphila DSM 17781 DNA segment GGTCCAGATAGAGGAACCCAATACCGGTCAGCCATATTCTACGTGAATGAACAGCAGCGACAGGAAGCAGAAAGATATATCAAAGCGGATAAGAGAGACATAGTAACCCTAGTCAGCCCTTTAAAGAAGTTCTACATGGCAGAAAAATACCATCAGGACTTTATGCGTCTAAATCCTGACTACCCCTATATCAGGTATTGGGACTTACCTAAAATCGTAGAACTAAAGGCTCAGTATCCAGAGCTACTGGCCCAACCCTAATCAGGAATTTTGTCTTTCCCAAAGCTTATACTTATACTAAAAGGGTAAAGCCAATAAAGGGAGTTCAATAATGAAAAAGAGCACTATGACAATCATCCTCATGGCAGGACTGTTATCACTCAGTCTACTCACAAGTTGTCAGGGAAAAGCAGAGGACAACCTTGTCAAAATCGCCACAAAACCTATGACAGAACAATTCCTGTTAGGAGAGATGTTGGCCCAACTCATTGAAAGCCGGAGTGACATTAGGGTGGAACTCATCAAAGGGATTGGAGGAGGGACTTCCAATATTCATCCAGGTTTAATCAAAGGTGAGTTTGATATGTATCCGGAATACACAGGAACAGGATGGAGCTTTGTTCTCAAAAAAGAAGGAATTCCTGATGATCAGACTCTCTATACCCAATTAGTTAAAGACTACAAAGACCAATATAACCTGGAATGGGTGGGCCTCTATGGGTTCAATAACACCTATGGCTTAGTCATTCGAAAGGATTTAGCCCAACAATACGGTATCAAAACCTATTCAGACCTGGCGAACTATGATGATCAGTTAAGCTTTGGAGCAGAGTATGACTTCTACGAAAGGGAAGACGGATACAAGGCCCTCTGTGCAGAATACGGACTTGAGTTCCAAAAACATGTCGACCTCGATATAGGACTCAAATACAACGCTATCAATAGTAAGCAAATTGATGTGATGAATATATTTACCACAGATGGTCAATTGAGTGTATCTGACACAACCGTTCTCAAGGATGATAAAAACTTCTACCAGACCTACTACTGTGGAACTGTTGTACGCTCAGAGACTTTGGAACGCTACCCCGAATTAAAGCCCATCCTTTTATTGATGGATAATATTCTGGATGACCAGACTATGGCCGACCTGAATTATCAAGTAGAAGGAGAACATAAGAGCGATAAAGAGGTAGCGACCCAGTTCCTCCTATCTAAAGGGCTTCTGACAGAATCCTAAAGATTGAGTTCTATATACAGATCATTATCAGGAGGAGTCCCATCCTCCTTGATACTGTCTAGATAATTCTCCAGAAAAGGATTTATCCAGGAACGGGCTTTCTCATCTATCCCAGGAATATCAATGGGAGTCTCCCCTTCCCTTCCTGCAAAGAAATCAGCATTAGATTCTCCTGTCCATTTCTTAATTTCCTCTAATGTCTCCTCATCAATCGCATCTGTATTCACCGATTTATCAACCATCAGATTAGATAGTTTAATAAAGAAATCCCGGGAGTATTGGGGAAAATTCCGTAATTGATCATCCTCAATATCATTTTCTTTAGCCCAGGTTTCAACGTCTACAGGATGAGCTTCGTAATGCCAGGCGGAAGGACCAAAGCTGATACGTCCATACTGATGAGGATAAACAGATAAGGCATTAGTAGCCACATCATAAATTTTCCTATCCCCTAGAGACTTCTGAATTATATCCTGAATATGAATGTGTCCTGTAAGTACCATGGGGATATTCCAATCAAGGAACTGCTCTTGAAGCTTGTCACTATCATCAATAGTAAAGCCCTCACTCACCATAGGATTATGCTTAATCAAACTATGATGCATAGCAACAAATATTTGCTTATTGTCTCCGTGCGCTTTAGCAACAAGATCCCCCATCCAGGCTAAA contains these protein-coding regions:
- a CDS encoding glycine betaine ABC transporter substrate-binding protein, translating into MKKSTMTIILMAGLLSLSLLTSCQGKAEDNLVKIATKPMTEQFLLGEMLAQLIESRSDIRVELIKGIGGGTSNIHPGLIKGEFDMYPEYTGTGWSFVLKKEGIPDDQTLYTQLVKDYKDQYNLEWVGLYGFNNTYGLVIRKDLAQQYGIKTYSDLANYDDQLSFGAEYDFYEREDGYKALCAEYGLEFQKHVDLDIGLKYNAINSKQIDVMNIFTTDGQLSVSDTTVLKDDKNFYQTYYCGTVVRSETLERYPELKPILLLMDNILDDQTMADLNYQVEGEHKSDKEVATQFLLSKGLLTES
- a CDS encoding metallophosphoesterase, which encodes MFLRKILFLLLVLPLLLMSCGNKEKFNLNQTSLFVVSDIHYLADKLHDEGSLYTELVEEGDGKNMYVQAPLLAALKSTIERDKPKVLLVTGDLTFNGAKRSHKDLADYFKEVEEGGTQVYVIPGNHDINNPRALTFYKDKAFPSKSITPYDFKKIYKDFGYKGALSYDKDSLSYLIEPIEGIQVLMVDSNKYSNNKVLGNPVQGGFIRPSTLAWMGDLVAKAHGDNKQIFVAMHHSLIKHNPMVSEGFTIDDSDKLQEQFLDWNIPMVLTGHIHIQDIIQKSLGDRKIYDVATNALSVYPHQYGRISFGPSAWHYEAHPVDVETWAKENDIEDDQLRNFPQYSRDFFIKLSNLMVDKSVNTDAIDEETLEEIKKWTGESNADFFAGREGETPIDIPGIDEKARSWINPFLENYLDSIKEDGTPPDNDLYIELNL